One Tolypothrix bouteillei VB521301 DNA window includes the following coding sequences:
- a CDS encoding retropepsin-like aspartic protease family protein, which translates to MLQPILSRAALIVVSSTLAVVAVSCQQGQQAATKISKDEHQLPTEKKVAPPTATTVEKPNIPQLNPVRQQPSEIELSYFEQGLDKAVGALSISQSAQSSEDWKLVATELREAIALMKKVPVDSPYFNSAQARVLDYQRQLKYAVQRATRPVTPPVLIPTPPDTVVGLAPTIPAAQQQNLNQKTAVLIPKKPSLPLSRRNVVSVKQKQAYAIPIAVPKPNEPPVYSAPIKRRLGGTPIIEVTFNGLQSFEMILDTGASGTVITQKMALALGVVPVTKAKANTASSKAVEFPVGYVDSMEVGGVKTRQLPVAIAGAELETGLLGHDFFGNYDITIKRNTVEFRPQFHPHANSQEEPEVRVPSLSQEPQVREPQPIEVPAPN; encoded by the coding sequence ATGCTTCAGCCCATTTTATCCCGTGCAGCGTTAATTGTTGTCTCATCAACACTGGCGGTTGTAGCAGTTAGTTGTCAACAAGGGCAACAGGCTGCTACCAAGATAAGTAAAGATGAGCACCAACTGCCTACTGAAAAAAAGGTTGCCCCGCCAACTGCCACAACGGTAGAAAAGCCAAATATCCCGCAACTAAACCCAGTCAGGCAACAACCGTCTGAAATTGAATTGAGTTATTTTGAGCAAGGATTGGACAAAGCAGTTGGTGCTCTAAGCATCAGCCAGTCTGCTCAATCCTCAGAAGATTGGAAGCTAGTAGCAACGGAGCTGCGAGAGGCGATCGCGCTGATGAAAAAAGTGCCAGTTGATAGCCCTTATTTCAATAGCGCCCAAGCAAGAGTACTGGATTACCAACGCCAGCTAAAATATGCCGTACAGCGAGCAACACGTCCTGTGACTCCACCAGTTCTAATACCCACACCACCAGATACAGTGGTCGGTCTGGCTCCAACTATCCCTGCTGCACAACAACAAAATCTCAATCAAAAAACTGCTGTTTTGATACCAAAAAAACCGTCTCTACCCCTATCAAGGCGAAATGTAGTGTCGGTCAAACAAAAACAAGCGTATGCAATTCCGATTGCAGTTCCAAAACCCAACGAACCCCCAGTATATAGCGCTCCCATCAAGAGAAGATTGGGCGGTACGCCAATTATTGAAGTGACTTTCAACGGGCTTCAGAGTTTTGAGATGATTCTTGATACCGGAGCAAGCGGGACAGTCATTACTCAGAAAATGGCACTTGCTTTGGGCGTCGTTCCAGTGACAAAAGCCAAAGCAAACACTGCTAGTTCTAAAGCAGTTGAATTTCCCGTCGGTTATGTGGATTCAATGGAAGTTGGTGGGGTAAAAACACGCCAACTTCCAGTCGCGATCGCAGGTGCAGAATTGGAGACTGGGCTCCTAGGACACGACTTTTTTGGCAATTACGATATTACCATCAAACGCAACACCGTAGAATTTCGTCCGCAATTTCACCCCCACGCCAACTCTCAGGAAGAACCTGAGGTAAGAGTTCCGTCTTTGTCTCAAGAACCTCAAGTCAGAGAACCCCAACCTATAGAAGTTCCTGCACCAAATTGA
- a CDS encoding lysophospholipid acyltransferase family protein produces the protein MLEEVRRASKDIFDVLKENKSTTKLGWSLDRRDPKFIQLFMPIWKWLYEYYFRVETSGWHHIPTQEKVLFVGSHSGGFAAPDMFMVMYDWFQRFGVEKPVYGLLHPKVWLASPLLSVMAAKVGAVVAHPKMAVAALDSGASVLVYPGGVQDVFRPFYLRNKINLAGRKGFIKLALQKNVPIVPVISTGSHDTFLVLANCYDIAQQLHKWGMPWILGIDPEIFPIYLGLPWGVAFGPLPHIPIPVTIRTRVCPPIVFERYGKQSARDSEYVNTCYEMVRSQMQQELDSLIQFSSL, from the coding sequence ATGCTTGAAGAAGTTCGCCGCGCTAGCAAAGATATATTTGATGTACTGAAGGAAAACAAATCAACAACAAAGCTTGGATGGTCTTTGGATCGACGAGATCCAAAATTTATTCAACTTTTTATGCCTATATGGAAATGGCTGTATGAGTATTATTTTCGAGTAGAAACGAGTGGTTGGCACCACATACCCACTCAAGAAAAGGTCTTATTTGTGGGTTCTCATAGTGGGGGATTTGCAGCACCTGATATGTTTATGGTGATGTATGACTGGTTCCAAAGGTTTGGTGTGGAAAAACCCGTGTACGGTTTATTACATCCTAAGGTATGGCTGGCGTCTCCCCTACTGTCAGTGATGGCTGCAAAAGTTGGTGCTGTAGTGGCTCATCCAAAAATGGCAGTTGCGGCTTTGGATTCGGGAGCCAGTGTACTGGTGTATCCGGGTGGAGTTCAAGATGTTTTCCGACCCTTTTATTTGCGTAACAAAATTAACTTGGCTGGACGCAAGGGGTTTATTAAATTAGCATTACAGAAAAATGTCCCCATAGTACCTGTCATTTCTACTGGGTCTCACGACACGTTTCTGGTGCTGGCTAATTGCTATGATATTGCACAGCAACTCCACAAATGGGGAATGCCTTGGATTTTAGGGATCGATCCTGAAATTTTTCCTATTTATTTGGGCTTACCTTGGGGTGTTGCTTTTGGTCCTTTACCTCATATCCCAATCCCTGTAACTATTCGCACTCGCGTTTGTCCCCCGATTGTTTTTGAGCGTTATGGAAAACAATCGGCTCGCGACAGCGAGTATGTTAATACGTGTTACGAGATGGTTCGGAGTCAAATGCAGCAAGAGTTGGACTCGTTAATTCAATTTTCTTCTTTGTGA
- a CDS encoding GGDEF domain-containing protein, producing the protein MTKNFSLLLYYQALLKFENNNPASQYVQAMEHLLEVVQELSLAPNLDKIMEIVRVAARELTASDGASFVLRENDCCYYADEDAIAPLWKGQKFPMSICISGWTMLNRQPAIIPNVAIDERVPYAVYKPTFVKSMVMVPIRTQDPIGAIGIYWAMYHQPTLEEVKVLQALADTTSVAMENVRIYSEVEQRVQDRTIALQREIKEREAAEAEVRRLSLTDELTGLYNRRGFFVVAEQQLQLAQLTQIPVGLLFIDLDGLKHINDNLGHELGDAALVTSANLIKQTFRNSDTLGRIGGDEFVVLMQGINPTPETLVQRLQAQIDDFNQHQHQSFQISMSIGIQYYDRTQSLSLGELITQADRQMYQQKRLKKANQSASKT; encoded by the coding sequence ATGACCAAAAATTTTTCCTTGCTATTGTATTATCAAGCGCTGCTAAAATTTGAAAACAACAATCCTGCCAGTCAATACGTACAGGCAATGGAACATCTGTTAGAGGTAGTTCAAGAACTTTCACTAGCCCCTAATTTAGACAAAATTATGGAAATTGTGCGGGTAGCTGCACGAGAACTAACAGCATCAGATGGAGCTAGTTTTGTACTTCGGGAAAACGATTGCTGTTACTACGCTGATGAGGATGCTATTGCCCCTCTATGGAAAGGTCAAAAATTTCCTATGAGTATTTGCATTAGTGGCTGGACTATGTTAAACCGTCAACCTGCAATTATTCCCAATGTGGCAATTGACGAGAGAGTGCCTTATGCTGTCTACAAACCTACCTTTGTTAAAAGTATGGTCATGGTACCAATCCGGACTCAAGATCCGATTGGTGCTATCGGAATTTACTGGGCGATGTATCATCAACCGACTTTAGAAGAGGTAAAGGTATTACAAGCACTAGCAGACACGACATCCGTAGCAATGGAGAATGTACGGATTTATTCAGAAGTAGAACAACGCGTACAAGACCGTACTATTGCCTTACAACGAGAAATCAAAGAACGCGAAGCTGCGGAAGCTGAAGTTCGTCGCCTCTCTCTAACTGATGAATTAACTGGATTGTACAATCGACGTGGCTTTTTTGTGGTAGCCGAACAACAATTACAGTTAGCCCAACTGACACAAATTCCTGTAGGGCTGTTGTTCATCGACTTAGATGGACTCAAACACATCAATGACAACTTGGGACATGAGTTAGGAGACGCTGCTCTAGTTACATCTGCGAACTTAATTAAACAAACTTTTCGCAACTCTGATACTTTAGGGAGAATTGGAGGTGATGAATTTGTCGTGCTGATGCAAGGAATTAACCCGACTCCGGAGACATTAGTACAACGGCTGCAAGCTCAAATCGATGACTTTAATCAGCATCAACACCAATCATTTCAAATTTCTATGAGTATTGGAATTCAGTATTACGATCGCACTCAGTCGCTCTCTCTGGGTGAGTTAATTACGCAGGCGGATCGGCAAATGTACCAACAAAAACGTTTAAAGAAAGCAAACCAATCAGCATCCAAAACATAG
- a CDS encoding HdeD family acid-resistance protein, translating into MTTNVSPEINKNPNSSLWIGILLIVLGISAIAMPAVSTIFAETWVALILISSGAAKLSYAIQTREQGGFLWKLLLGGLYIATGIMLFIYPFTGILTLTLLLGSFLLTEGVFELLLAFRLRPQESWTWALGNAIVTLVLGAMIWFQWPVDAPWVLGTLVGASVLSTGVSRVMMSLNARSTVNSDQAAGA; encoded by the coding sequence TGGTATTCTGTTAATTGTTTTGGGCATTAGCGCGATCGCAATGCCAGCTGTTTCGACAATTTTTGCAGAGACGTGGGTAGCTTTGATACTCATCTCTTCAGGAGCAGCAAAACTTTCCTACGCAATACAAACCCGCGAGCAAGGAGGCTTCCTTTGGAAGCTCCTATTAGGCGGTCTTTACATAGCAACGGGTATTATGCTGTTCATTTACCCCTTCACGGGAATCCTGACACTGACCTTGTTGCTTGGTAGCTTTTTACTAACAGAAGGTGTATTTGAGTTACTTTTGGCATTCCGCCTGCGTCCCCAAGAAAGTTGGACTTGGGCATTGGGTAACGCTATTGTTACCTTAGTACTTGGTGCTATGATTTGGTTTCAATGGCCTGTTGATGCGCCCTGGGTTTTGGGAACACTCGTTGGAGCTAGCGTTCTATCCACAGGTGTTTCACGTGTCATGATGTCACTGAATGCACGCAGTACAGTTAACTCCGACCAAGCTGCAGGTGCTTAA